From Triticum aestivum cultivar Chinese Spring chromosome 4A, IWGSC CS RefSeq v2.1, whole genome shotgun sequence, a single genomic window includes:
- the LOC123087202 gene encoding lysine--tRNA ligase isoform X2, whose protein sequence is MEQLMEQEGDNMGLAGVGMMPQHGPAGDGEETDPTQYYENRLKMLDSLRSAGVDPYPHKFEVAISIADYVAKYSSLGAGEHLLTVTESLAGRVMSKRVSSSKLFFYDLYGDGVKVQVMAGASCSEVAETEFYKCHSVVKRGDIVGIIGYPGRSSRGELSIFARNLILLSPCLHMLPNQRTGRCTAVAGKTTRAKAGADCWVPGIGRNTEAYVLKDQETRYRQRYLDLMVNHQVRHIFRTRSRVISFIRRFLDERNFLEVETPMMNLIPGGASAKPFVTHHNELNMDLYMRIAPELHLKQLVVGGLDRVYEIGKQFRNEGFDLTHSPEFTGCEFYMAYADYNDLMELTETILSGMVRELTGGTRIKYHANGADNPPIEIDFTPPYRRIDMMQELKSIAGLDIPSDLSSDEANKYLAATCEKYGIKCSPPQTTARLLDKITGHFLEATCVNPTFIINHPEIMSPLAKWHRTQPGLTERFELFINKHEVCNAYTELNDPLVQRHRFEEQLRSRQSGDDEAMALDEAFCTALEYGLPPTGGWGMGIDRIAMLLTDSQNIKEVLLFPTMKPQLPG, encoded by the exons ATGGAGCAGTTGATGGAACAGGAAGGGGATAACATG GGTCTAGCTGGGGTGGGCATGATGCCACAACATGGTCCTGCTGGGGATGGTGAAGAAACAGACCCCACA CAATACTATGAAAATAGGCTGAAGATGCTCGATTCGCTTAGAAGCGCGGGCGTCGACCCCTATCCGCACAAGTTCGAGGTCGCGATCTCCATCGCGGACTATGTGGCCAAGTACAGCAGCTTGGGTGCTGGTGAACATCTGCTGACTGTCACTGAAAGCCTGGCTG GGAGGGTCATGAGCAAGAGAGTTTCCTCATCCAAGCTCTTCTTTTATGATCTCTATGGCGATGGGGTGAAGGTTCAGGTCATGGCTGGGGCCAG CTGCTCAGAGGTGGCCGAAACTGAATTCTACAAGTGCCACAGTGTTGTGAAGCGGGGTGATATTGTCGGTATAATTGGATACCCAG GTAGGAGTAGCAGGGGTGAACTTAGCATATTTGCCAGAAATTTAATATTGCTCTCCCCATGCCTCCATATGCTACCGAACCAGAGAACCGGGCGTTGCACTGCTGTTGCTGGCAAG ACAACAAGAGCAAAAGCTGGTGCTGATTGTTGGGTTCCAGGAATAGGAAGGAACACTGAAGCTTATGTTTTAAAGGACCAG GAAACTCGCTACCGCCAGAGATATCTCGACCTCATGGTAAACCATCAAGTGAGACATATCTTTAGAACACGATCCAGGGTCATTTCCTTCATCAGAAGGTTCCTTGATGAACGCAACTTTTTGGAG GTTGAGACACCAATGATGAACTTGATTCCCGGGGGGGCATCTGCAAAACCTTTTGTTACACATCACAACGAACTAAACATGGATCTGTACATGAGAATTGCTCCTGAACTCCATCTGAAGCAGTTGGTTGTGGGTGGCTTGGACCGTGTTTATGAGATTGGAAAGCAATTCAGGAATGAAGGGTTTGATTTAACTCACAGTCCTGAATTTACAGGATGTGAATTCTATATGGCTTATGCAGACTACAATGACCTGATGGAGCTTACTGAAACCATTTTGTCGG GTATGGTGAGGGAGCTGACTGGTGGTACTAGGATAAAATACCATGCGAATGGAGCTGATAACCCTCCCATAGAGATCGATTTCACACCTCCTTACAG GAGGATAGATATGATGCAGGAACTGAAATCTATCGCTGGGCTTGACATTCCATCAGATTTGTCAAGCGACGAGGCTAACAAATACCTCGCGGCAACGTGTGAGAAGTATGGAATCAAATGCTCGCCGCCTCAAACAACAGCACGGTTGCTTGACAAG ATTACTGGGCATTTCCTGGAGGCCACATGTGTGAACCCAACTTTTATCATCAACCATCCAGAGATAATGAGCCCACTGGCCAAATGGCACAGGACTCAGCCAGGACTGACAGAAAGATTTGAGTTATTCATCAACAAGCATGAG GTATGCAATGCCTACACCGAGTTGAATGATCCATTGGTGCAAAGACATCGATTTGAAGAGCAGCTGAGG AGCCGGCAATCGGGAGACGACGAAGCGATGGCGCTCGATGAAGCGTTCTGCACTGCTCTCGAGTATGGTTTGCCACCAACGGGCGGTTGGGGGATGGGAATTGATCGGATCGCAATGCTTCTGACGGACTCGCAGAACATCAAG GAGGTTCTTCTATTCCCAACAATGAAGCCCCAACTACCTGGTTAG
- the LOC123087207 gene encoding translation initiation factor IF-2 — protein MDAAAPSRRAGPRRDRPLIPPNYVSLRDLQELRLKEQAERRRRQEEEEAAARREAEQEEEERRLRKEAEEQAAARRAKEEEAVAARRVRDAAAAAEMKGSSSSSRAPFRYNERPRAGPRGEGSALNSGGAAGGSKGPGGDAADGTLGGGGGGRARDEGKGKASAGLIAGDPAETATSGKPNEKSNGEASGCQGTALGTSSVPGELAEVDTASYRGGVKPRYKNKGKKGFDGRSTETAMTGSLVEVVKASPPRVVDSENKGNAGSSNQSTGKASASSQGEAAEDSPLQGVKSDNKWNKKNKPSGGRQAGAPPSGDWPNRRRDQPRPSAEGSRGRRNGDGQGAVWEVKSDGLGGKQPEVEGKAHSHLPTESSSNRRRGSGQGMTRKGKFEDSGEKELVVEMRAHPHPAADSSSYQSSSGDQGMAGKARSEDFGDKQPVGRSSGDQGMNQEAKSERFEEKQSAVEMRAVKTYRGQRPGGCSRVNGTTRQPGSIWVPKAAAVPVRTEVGNIP, from the coding sequence ATGGACGCGGCGGCGCCGTCGCGGCGCGCGGGGCCGAGGCGGGACAGGCCCCTCATCCCGCCCAACTACGTCAGCCTCCGGGACCTCCAGGAGCTCCGCCTCAAGGAGCaggccgagcggcggcggcgccaggaggaggaggaggccgccgccagGAGGGAGgccgagcaggaggaggaggagcggcggctGCGGAAGGAGGCGGAGGAGCAGGCCGCCGCGAGGagggccaaggaggaggaggccgtggcggcGAGGAGGGTTagggatgcggcggcggcggcggagatgaagggctcctcctcctcgtcgcgtgCCCCCTTCAGGTATAATGAGAGGCCCCGCGCAGGGCCGCGCGGGGAGGGTTCGGCCCTGAATAGTGGTGGCGCCGCGGGAGGCAGCAAGGGGCCGGGCGGCGACGCGGCCGATGGAACCCTAggcggcggaggtggaggcagggcGCGGGATGAGGGGAAGGGCAAGGCCTCTGCGGGCTTGATTGCCGGCGACCCAGCCGAGACAGCTACCAGCGGCAAGCCGAACGAGAAGAGCAATGGGGAGGCCTCTGGATGTCAGGGCACCGCATTGGGGACGAGCAGCGTGCCAGGCGAGCTGGCCGAGGTGGACACTGCTTCATACCGAGGCGGCGTCAAGCCGAGGtacaagaacaaggggaagaaggGTTTCGATGGCCGGAGCACAGAGACAGCCATGACCGGCTCTTTGGTTGAGGTGGTGAAGGCATCGCCACCGCGAGTCGTTGATTCGGAGAACAAGGGGAATGCTGGATCGAGTAATCAGAGCACTGGAAAAGCTTCGGCAAGCTCACAGGGCGAGGCAGCTGAGGATTCACCACTGCAGGGAGTCAAGTCGGATAACAAGTGGAATAAGAAGAACAAACCCTCAGGAGGAAGGCAGGCGGGCGCACCACCGAGCGGCGATTGGCCGAACAGGAGGAGGGACCAGCCTCGTCCGTCCGCTGAGGGTAGCCGCGGCCGGAGGAATGGCGATGGTCAAGGAGCCGTATGGGAAGTAAAATCCGATGGCCTTGGGGGAAAGCAGCCGGAGGTGGAGGGGAAGGCCCACTCGCATCTGCCCACTGAGAGCAGCAGTAACAGAAGGAGGGGCAGTGGTCAAGGAATGACCAGGAAGGGAAAATTTGAAGACTCTGGGGagaaggagctggtggttgagATGAGGGCGCATCCGCATCCAGCTGCTGACAGCAGTAGCTATCAAAGCAGCAGCGGTGATCAAGGAATGGCCGGGAAGGCAAGATCTGAGGACTTCGGGGATAAGCAGCCGGTGGGAAGGAGCAGCGGTGATCAAGGGATGAACCAGGAGGCAAAATCTGAGCGCTTCGAGGAGAAGCAGTCGGCTGTGGAGATGAGAGCTGTAAAGACCTACCGTGGGCAGCGGCCTGGCGGTTGCAGCCGAGTGAATGGCACCACAAGGCAGCCCGGCAGCATCTGGGTTCCAAAGGCTGCTGCTGTCCCAGTCCGCACCGAAGTCGGAAACATTCCATAG
- the LOC123087206 gene encoding nucleobase-ascorbate transporter LPE1, whose amino-acid sequence MSPVKAEDLVPHPCREQYAELDYCITSPPPWITTVVVAFQHYLVMLGTTVIIATILVPIMGGGHEEKAIVIQTILFLAGINTLLQVHFGTRLPAVMGGSFTYIYAAVAIIISPRYILFIGAPFERFVYTMRSLQGALIIAGVFQAVIGFFGIWRVFIRFLSPLAAVPFVTLSALGLFYFAFPGVAKCIEIGLPTLVLLLIFSEYASHYFAKGSFVFGRCAVLVTVIIVWIFAEILTAAGAYDERNPVTQFSCRTDSSGLIHAAPWVRFPYPFQWGYPIFCAQDCFAMMAASFASLIESTGTLIAVSRYAGATFVPPSVFARGIGWQGISIILDGMCGTLTGTAASVENCGLLALTRVGSRRVIKISALFMIFFSLFGKFGAILASIPLPIFSALYCVLFAYSAAAGLCFLQYCNLNTRRSKFILGISLFLGLSIPQYFREFETFYGFGPAHTRSLAFNVIVNVIFSSPATVAAILAYLLDCTHLYWEPHVRRDRGWLWLEKFKSYRHDGRSEEFYALPYGMSRYFPSL is encoded by the exons ATGTCGCCcgtcaaggccgaggacctggtgCCGCACCCCTGCAGGGAGCAGTACGCCGAGCTCGACTACTGCATCACCAGCCCGCCGCCATGGA TCACCACGGTGGTCGTCGCGTTCCAGCACTACCTGGTCATGCTCGGCACCACCGTCAtcatcgccaccatcctcgtccCCATCATGGGCGGCGGCCAT GAGGAGAAGGCGATCGTGATCCAGACCATCCTCTTCCTGGCCGGGATCAACACGCTCCTGCAGGTGCACTTCGGCACGCGGCTCCCCGCCGTCATGGGCGGCTCCTTCACCTACATCTACGccgccgtcgccatcatcatcagcccaagataCATCCTCTTCATCGGCGCCCCTTTCGAG AGGTTTGTGTACACCATGCGGTCGCTCCAGGGCGCGCTCATCATCGCCGGCGTCTTCCAGGCCGTCATCGGCTTCTTCGGCATATGGAGGGTCTTCATAAG GTTCCTGAGCCCCCTCGCCGCTGTCCCCTTCGTCACGCTCTCCGCGCTCGGCCTCTTCTACTTCGCCTTCCCAGGG GTCGCCAAATGCATCGAGATCGGTCTCCCGACGCTCGTTCTGCTCCTAATATTCTCAGAG TACGCGTCCCATTACTTTGCCAAAGGGAGCTTCGTGTTCGGCCGGTGCGCGGTGCTGGTGACGGTGATCATCGTGTGGATCTTCGCCGAGATACTGACGGCGGCCGGCGCATACGACGAGAGGAACCCCGTGACGCAGTTCAGCTGCCGCACCGACAGCTCCGGCCTCATCCATGCCGCGCCCTG GGTCAGGTTCCCTTACCCGTTCCAGTGGGGATACCCCATCTTCTGCGCGCAAGACTGCTTCGCCATGATGGCCGCTTCCTTCGCTTCGCTTATTGAG TCTACTGGCACACTAATCGCAGTGTCAAGATACGCAGGCGCGACATTCGTCCCGCCTTCAGTTTTCGCTCGTGGAATTGGCTGGCAG GGTATATCTATCATACTAGATGGGATGTGCGGTACGTTGACAGGCACAGCAGCTTCAGT TGAGAACTGCGGTCTACTGGCCTTGACGCGAGTTGGAAGCAGACGAGTCATCAAGATTTCAGCTTTGTTCATGATCTTCTTCTCGCTGTTTG GAAAATTTGGGGCAATTCTTGCATCTATCCCATTGCCAATTTTCTCTGCACTCTACTGTGTTCTCTTTGCTTATTCAG CTGCTGCAGGCCTCTGCTTCCTTCAATACTGCAACCTTAACACCCGGAGAAGCAAGTTTATACTCGGCATCTCCTTGTTCCTGGGGCTATCCATACCACAGTACTTCCGGGAGTTTGAGACATTCTACGGCTTTGGACCAGCTCACACACGTTCACTAGCG TTCAATGTCATTGTCAACGTGATATTCTCCTCGCCCGCGACTGTTGCTGCCATACTTGCCTACCTTCTCGATTGCACACACCTCTACTGGGAACCCCATGTGAGGAGGGACAGGGGCTGGCTGTGGTTGGAGAAATTCAAGTCCTACAGGCATGACGGCAGAAGCGAGGAGTTCTACGCTCTACCATATGGTATGAGCAGGTACTTCCCCTCGCTTTAG
- the LOC123087204 gene encoding 50S ribosomal protein L18 gives MVIPAPARAPAITKFLKPYVLKMHFTNNFVTAQVIHTPSATIACAASSQEKILRPSMESTRDVAAAAKIGKLLGERLLFRGIPAVSVSMSRDQTYHGKVKAVIDSLTATGVKLL, from the coding sequence ATGGTTATCCCTGCACCAGCTAGGGCGCCTGCAATCACCAAGTTCCTGAAGCCCTATGTTCTGAAGATGCACTTCACAAACAACTTTGTGACGGCCCAGGTCATCCACACCCCATCGGCGACCATCGCATGCGCAGCGAGCTCACAGGAGAAGATCCTGAGGCCAAGCATGGAGTCGACGCGGGATGTGGCTGCGGCGGCCAAGATCGGGAAGCTGCTTGGCGAGCGCCTGCTGTTCAGGGGCATCCCCGCGGTGTCCGTCTCCATGTCGAGAGACCAGACGTACCACGGCAAGGTCAAGGCCGTCATCGATTCTCTCACGGCCACCGGCGTGAAGCTGCTGTGA
- the LOC123087202 gene encoding lysine--tRNA ligase isoform X1, whose amino-acid sequence MGSRGGSQRGRINSGLAKFIFIVQLETEREREGRQMEQLMEQEGDNMGLAGVGMMPQHGPAGDGEETDPTQYYENRLKMLDSLRSAGVDPYPHKFEVAISIADYVAKYSSLGAGEHLLTVTESLAGRVMSKRVSSSKLFFYDLYGDGVKVQVMAGASCSEVAETEFYKCHSVVKRGDIVGIIGYPGRSSRGELSIFARNLILLSPCLHMLPNQRTGRCTAVAGKTTRAKAGADCWVPGIGRNTEAYVLKDQETRYRQRYLDLMVNHQVRHIFRTRSRVISFIRRFLDERNFLEVETPMMNLIPGGASAKPFVTHHNELNMDLYMRIAPELHLKQLVVGGLDRVYEIGKQFRNEGFDLTHSPEFTGCEFYMAYADYNDLMELTETILSGMVRELTGGTRIKYHANGADNPPIEIDFTPPYRRIDMMQELKSIAGLDIPSDLSSDEANKYLAATCEKYGIKCSPPQTTARLLDKITGHFLEATCVNPTFIINHPEIMSPLAKWHRTQPGLTERFELFINKHEVCNAYTELNDPLVQRHRFEEQLRSRQSGDDEAMALDEAFCTALEYGLPPTGGWGMGIDRIAMLLTDSQNIKEVLLFPTMKPQLPG is encoded by the exons ATGGGGTCCCGCGGAGGAAGTCAAAGAGGAAGGATCAACAGCGGTTTGGCCAAGTTCATCTTCATCGTACAG ctggagacagagagagagagagaggggaggcagATGGAGCAGTTGATGGAACAGGAAGGGGATAACATG GGTCTAGCTGGGGTGGGCATGATGCCACAACATGGTCCTGCTGGGGATGGTGAAGAAACAGACCCCACA CAATACTATGAAAATAGGCTGAAGATGCTCGATTCGCTTAGAAGCGCGGGCGTCGACCCCTATCCGCACAAGTTCGAGGTCGCGATCTCCATCGCGGACTATGTGGCCAAGTACAGCAGCTTGGGTGCTGGTGAACATCTGCTGACTGTCACTGAAAGCCTGGCTG GGAGGGTCATGAGCAAGAGAGTTTCCTCATCCAAGCTCTTCTTTTATGATCTCTATGGCGATGGGGTGAAGGTTCAGGTCATGGCTGGGGCCAG CTGCTCAGAGGTGGCCGAAACTGAATTCTACAAGTGCCACAGTGTTGTGAAGCGGGGTGATATTGTCGGTATAATTGGATACCCAG GTAGGAGTAGCAGGGGTGAACTTAGCATATTTGCCAGAAATTTAATATTGCTCTCCCCATGCCTCCATATGCTACCGAACCAGAGAACCGGGCGTTGCACTGCTGTTGCTGGCAAG ACAACAAGAGCAAAAGCTGGTGCTGATTGTTGGGTTCCAGGAATAGGAAGGAACACTGAAGCTTATGTTTTAAAGGACCAG GAAACTCGCTACCGCCAGAGATATCTCGACCTCATGGTAAACCATCAAGTGAGACATATCTTTAGAACACGATCCAGGGTCATTTCCTTCATCAGAAGGTTCCTTGATGAACGCAACTTTTTGGAG GTTGAGACACCAATGATGAACTTGATTCCCGGGGGGGCATCTGCAAAACCTTTTGTTACACATCACAACGAACTAAACATGGATCTGTACATGAGAATTGCTCCTGAACTCCATCTGAAGCAGTTGGTTGTGGGTGGCTTGGACCGTGTTTATGAGATTGGAAAGCAATTCAGGAATGAAGGGTTTGATTTAACTCACAGTCCTGAATTTACAGGATGTGAATTCTATATGGCTTATGCAGACTACAATGACCTGATGGAGCTTACTGAAACCATTTTGTCGG GTATGGTGAGGGAGCTGACTGGTGGTACTAGGATAAAATACCATGCGAATGGAGCTGATAACCCTCCCATAGAGATCGATTTCACACCTCCTTACAG GAGGATAGATATGATGCAGGAACTGAAATCTATCGCTGGGCTTGACATTCCATCAGATTTGTCAAGCGACGAGGCTAACAAATACCTCGCGGCAACGTGTGAGAAGTATGGAATCAAATGCTCGCCGCCTCAAACAACAGCACGGTTGCTTGACAAG ATTACTGGGCATTTCCTGGAGGCCACATGTGTGAACCCAACTTTTATCATCAACCATCCAGAGATAATGAGCCCACTGGCCAAATGGCACAGGACTCAGCCAGGACTGACAGAAAGATTTGAGTTATTCATCAACAAGCATGAG GTATGCAATGCCTACACCGAGTTGAATGATCCATTGGTGCAAAGACATCGATTTGAAGAGCAGCTGAGG AGCCGGCAATCGGGAGACGACGAAGCGATGGCGCTCGATGAAGCGTTCTGCACTGCTCTCGAGTATGGTTTGCCACCAACGGGCGGTTGGGGGATGGGAATTGATCGGATCGCAATGCTTCTGACGGACTCGCAGAACATCAAG GAGGTTCTTCTATTCCCAACAATGAAGCCCCAACTACCTGGTTAG
- the LOC123087205 gene encoding uncharacterized protein: MQALARAARGLWPAAAAAGRGQAQLQAARGIVVQVRDGNLERALQVMERKMRSSGIERLIKRRTEHHVKNSEKRVLARKALMARVRSQELGKSLRDILIKKIRGQ, from the exons ATGCAGGCACTGGCGCGAGCGGCGCGGGGGCTGTggccggcggcggctgcggcggggaGGGGGCAGGCGCAGCTGCAGGCGGCGCGGGGGATCGTGGTGCAGGTGAGGGACGGCAACCTGGAGCGCGCGCTGCAGGTGATGGAGCGCAAGATGCGGTCCAGCGGCATCGAGCGGCTCATCAAGCGCCGGACGGAGCACCACGTCAAGAACTCGGAGAAGCGCGTGCTCGCGCGCAAGGCGCTCATGGCGCGCGTCCGCTCCCAGGAGCTCGGCAAGAGCCTCCGCGACATCCTCATCAAGAAGATCAG GGGTCAGTAA